The following are encoded in a window of Massilia sp. R2A-15 genomic DNA:
- a CDS encoding GMC family oxidoreductase, translated as MESAGEYDYIIVGAGTSGCLLANRLTRNKNVNVLLIEACGKDDYLWIHIPVGYLHCIGNPRTDWLFKTEPDAGLGGRSLIYPRGKVLGGSSSINGMIYMRGQSGDYDRWAELTGDPSWAWDQVLPLFMKSEDHHGGASATHGSGGEWRVEKQRLSWQILDAFRDAADQVGIRKVDDFNGGDNAGCAYFEVNQKRGIRWNTAKAFLRPIAARSNLTIMTGCHVERLIIEQSEQGPACRGVEFTGGGKSWRADAKRETLLAAGSIGSPQILQLSGIGPAAALHSLGITPQADRPGVGENLQDHLQLRMIYKVNNAKTLNTSAAGWFGKMKIGIEYTLMQSGPMSMAPSQLGAFAKSDPSQPSANLQYHVQPLSLEKFGDPLHAFSAFTASVCNLRPTSRGHVRIASKDSYAAPKISPNYLSTPEDRKTAADALNLTRRIVAAPAMAKYAPEEFKPGVHFRTDEELAEAAGQIGTTIFHPVGTCKMGKKDDPMAVVDSELRVIGVAGLRVIDASVMPNITSGNTNSPTLMIAEKAAALISAARTE; from the coding sequence TTGGAATCGGCAGGAGAATACGACTACATCATCGTGGGGGCGGGCACATCCGGCTGCCTGCTGGCGAACCGCCTCACCCGCAACAAGAATGTCAACGTCCTGCTGATCGAGGCGTGCGGCAAGGACGATTACCTGTGGATTCACATTCCGGTCGGCTATCTGCATTGCATCGGCAATCCGCGCACCGATTGGCTGTTCAAGACCGAACCTGACGCCGGCCTGGGCGGGCGCTCCTTGATTTACCCGCGCGGCAAAGTGCTGGGCGGCAGCTCTTCGATCAACGGCATGATCTACATGCGCGGCCAGTCGGGCGACTACGACCGCTGGGCCGAACTGACCGGCGATCCATCCTGGGCATGGGACCAGGTACTGCCGCTGTTCATGAAAAGCGAGGACCATCACGGCGGCGCCAGCGCGACGCACGGCAGCGGCGGCGAATGGCGGGTCGAAAAACAGCGCCTTTCCTGGCAGATCCTCGACGCCTTCCGCGACGCGGCCGACCAGGTCGGCATCCGCAAGGTCGACGATTTCAACGGCGGCGACAATGCCGGCTGCGCCTATTTCGAAGTCAACCAGAAGCGCGGCATCCGCTGGAACACGGCAAAGGCCTTCCTGCGGCCGATCGCGGCGCGGTCGAACCTGACGATCATGACCGGCTGCCACGTCGAGCGCCTGATTATTGAGCAGTCGGAACAGGGTCCGGCCTGCCGCGGCGTCGAATTCACCGGGGGCGGCAAGTCCTGGCGCGCCGACGCGAAGCGCGAAACCCTGCTGGCAGCCGGTTCGATCGGCTCGCCGCAGATTTTGCAGCTGTCCGGCATCGGCCCGGCCGCGGCGCTGCACAGCCTGGGCATTACGCCGCAGGCCGACCGGCCCGGCGTCGGCGAAAACCTGCAGGATCACCTGCAACTGCGCATGATCTACAAGGTCAACAACGCGAAAACCCTCAACACCAGCGCCGCCGGCTGGTTCGGCAAGATGAAAATCGGCATCGAGTACACCCTGATGCAGAGCGGGCCGATGTCGATGGCGCCGTCGCAGCTGGGCGCGTTTGCCAAATCCGACCCGTCGCAGCCGTCCGCCAACCTGCAGTACCACGTCCAGCCGCTGTCGCTGGAAAAGTTCGGCGATCCGCTCCATGCGTTTTCGGCGTTCACCGCCAGCGTGTGCAACCTGCGCCCGACCTCGCGCGGGCACGTCCGGATCGCCAGCAAGGATAGCTACGCCGCGCCGAAAATTTCCCCCAATTACCTGAGCACGCCGGAAGACCGCAAGACGGCGGCCGACGCGCTGAACCTGACGCGCAGGATCGTCGCGGCGCCGGCCATGGCCAAGTACGCGCCGGAGGAGTTCAAGCCCGGCGTGCATTTCCGCACCGACGAGGAACTGGCCGAAGCGGCGGGGCAGATCGGCACGACCATTTTCCATCCGGTCGGCACCTGCAAGATGGGCAAGAAGGACGACCCGATGGCCGTGGTCGACAGCGAGCTGCGGGTCATCGGCGTGGCCGGACTGCGCGTGATCGATGCGTCCGTGATGCCAAACATCACCTCCGGCAACACGAATTCGCCGACCCTGATGATCGCCGAAAAGGCCGCCGCGCTGATTTCTGCCGCCCGCACCGAATAA
- a CDS encoding branched-chain amino acid ABC transporter permease, translating to MEIFGVPLPALMSQLLLGLVNGSFYAMLSLGLAVIFGLLNVINFSHGALYMVGAFIAFIGVTTFGLPYWAMLVIAPLVVGVFGVVVEKTMLRWLYKLDHLYGLLLTFGITLLLEGVFRSFFGVSGQSIDVPELLSGATNLGFMMLPNYRAWVVLASLSVCLATWFVIEKTKLGSYLRAGTENPKLVEAFGINVPLMVTLTYGFGVALAGFAGVLAAPIINVTPLMGSHLIIVVFAVVVIGGMGSIMGSILTGLGLGIIEGFTRVFYPEGSEVVVFVVMVIVLMIRPAGLFGKEK from the coding sequence ATGGAAATTTTCGGCGTTCCTCTTCCTGCCCTGATGAGCCAGTTGCTGCTGGGACTGGTCAACGGCTCGTTCTACGCGATGCTCTCGCTCGGCCTGGCCGTCATTTTCGGCCTGCTCAATGTCATCAATTTCTCGCACGGCGCCCTGTACATGGTGGGCGCCTTCATCGCGTTCATCGGCGTCACCACCTTCGGCCTGCCGTACTGGGCGATGCTGGTGATCGCCCCGCTCGTCGTCGGTGTGTTCGGCGTGGTCGTCGAAAAGACCATGCTGCGCTGGCTCTACAAGCTCGACCATCTGTACGGCTTGCTGCTGACCTTCGGCATCACCCTGCTGCTCGAAGGCGTGTTCCGCTCCTTCTTCGGCGTGTCGGGCCAGTCGATCGATGTGCCCGAACTCCTGTCCGGCGCCACCAACCTCGGCTTCATGATGCTGCCGAACTACCGCGCCTGGGTGGTGCTGGCCTCGCTCAGCGTGTGCCTGGCGACCTGGTTCGTCATCGAAAAAACCAAGCTCGGCTCCTACCTGCGCGCCGGCACCGAGAATCCGAAACTGGTCGAGGCGTTCGGCATCAACGTGCCGCTGATGGTCACGCTGACCTACGGCTTCGGCGTCGCGCTGGCCGGCTTCGCGGGCGTGCTGGCCGCGCCGATCATCAACGTCACTCCGCTGATGGGCTCGCACCTGATCATCGTCGTGTTCGCCGTCGTCGTGATCGGCGGCATGGGCTCGATTATGGGCTCGATCCTGACCGGCCTGGGCCTGGGCATCATCGAAGGCTTCACCCGGGTGTTCTACCCGGAAGGCTCGGAAGTGGTGGTGTTCGTCGTGATGGTGATCGTGCTGATGATCCGTCCTGCCGGCCTGTTCGGCAAAGAGAAATAA
- a CDS encoding DUF1272 domain-containing protein codes for MLELRPGCENCNKPLPPDSPDARICSYECTFCADCVDNVVHNVCPNCGGNFVPRPIRPARDWKGGNFLGNDPATTKVTYKPVDKSLFAPLLAALRDMPPEQR; via the coding sequence ATGCTTGAACTGCGCCCTGGCTGCGAAAACTGTAATAAGCCTTTGCCACCGGATTCGCCCGACGCGCGGATCTGCAGCTACGAATGTACCTTCTGTGCTGACTGTGTGGACAACGTTGTGCATAACGTGTGTCCAAACTGTGGAGGAAATTTCGTTCCGCGCCCAATCCGGCCGGCGCGAGATTGGAAGGGGGGTAATTTCCTTGGAAACGATCCAGCGACCACCAAAGTCACCTACAAACCGGTGGATAAGTCGCTGTTTGCGCCGTTGCTGGCGGCATTGCGAGACATGCCGCCCGAACAGCGCTGA
- a CDS encoding ABC transporter ATP-binding protein, whose product MTDVILETRNLNKEFKGFTAVNDVNLSVQRGHIHALIGPNGAGKTTCFNLLTKFLVPTSGQILFNGKDITAAQPAQIARMGIIRSFQISAVFPHLTVLQNVRIGLQRQLGTSYHFWKSERSLSQLDARAMELLAEVDLTEFADTITVDMPYGRKRALEIATTLAMDPELMLLDEPTQGMGHEDVHRVTELIKKVSAGRTILMVEHNMNVVSGICDKISVLQRGAMLAEGSYAEVSRNPQVMEAYMGTVNADLEGAH is encoded by the coding sequence ATGACGGATGTCATCTTAGAGACCAGGAACCTCAACAAGGAGTTCAAGGGTTTCACTGCAGTCAATGATGTGAACCTGAGCGTCCAGCGTGGCCATATCCATGCGTTGATCGGCCCGAACGGCGCCGGCAAGACGACATGCTTCAATCTGCTGACCAAGTTCCTGGTGCCGACCTCGGGCCAGATCCTGTTTAACGGCAAGGACATCACCGCGGCCCAGCCGGCCCAGATCGCGCGTATGGGAATCATCCGCTCGTTCCAGATTTCGGCCGTGTTTCCGCACCTGACCGTGTTGCAGAACGTGCGCATCGGCCTGCAGCGCCAGCTCGGCACCTCCTACCATTTCTGGAAGAGCGAGCGCTCACTGTCGCAGCTTGACGCGCGCGCCATGGAGCTGCTGGCCGAAGTGGACCTGACCGAATTTGCCGACACCATCACCGTCGACATGCCCTACGGCCGCAAGCGAGCTCTCGAGATCGCCACCACCCTGGCGATGGATCCGGAGCTGATGCTGCTTGACGAGCCGACCCAGGGCATGGGCCACGAGGACGTGCACCGCGTCACCGAGCTGATCAAAAAGGTCTCGGCCGGGCGCACCATCCTGATGGTCGAACACAATATGAACGTGGTGTCCGGCATCTGCGACAAAATTTCGGTGCTGCAGCGCGGCGCCATGCTGGCCGAAGGCAGCTATGCCGAGGTGTCGCGCAACCCGCAGGTCATGGAAGCCTACATGGGCACCGTCAACGCCGACCTGGAAGGAGCGCACTGA
- a CDS encoding type II toxin-antitoxin system RelE/ParE family toxin translates to MAKPLIFIGSSRSDLSRMPEAVKETFGFALYTAQQGGRAGEVKQLTGFGGGVMQISEDDDGNTYRAVYSVHFADVVYVLHCFQKKSKQGRKTPSEEINVIEARLKRVKELEDEKAKARKAAARSAPKNEK, encoded by the coding sequence ATGGCCAAACCGTTGATTTTCATCGGTAGCTCAAGAAGCGACCTCAGCAGGATGCCCGAGGCGGTAAAGGAAACGTTTGGCTTTGCCTTGTACACGGCGCAGCAGGGAGGTAGAGCGGGCGAAGTGAAGCAGCTCACCGGGTTTGGCGGTGGCGTGATGCAGATATCGGAGGACGATGACGGCAACACCTATCGCGCAGTGTACAGCGTGCATTTTGCTGACGTGGTGTATGTCCTGCACTGCTTTCAAAAGAAATCGAAACAGGGCAGGAAGACGCCCAGCGAAGAGATCAACGTCATCGAGGCACGTCTCAAGCGTGTGAAGGAGCTTGAGGATGAGAAGGCAAAAGCACGAAAGGCGGCTGCCAGGTCCGCTCCAAAGAACGAAAAATGA
- a CDS encoding branched-chain amino acid ABC transporter permease produces MNKKIGYLIAFAIALAAPFIGYPVFLMKLLCFGLFACAFNLLIGYTGLLSFGHAAFFGSAGYVTGYALSALGLPVELGILLGVAAAAAIGLVMGLLAIRRQGIYFSMITLALAQMVYFAMLRSPFTHGEDGLQGVPRGKLFGVIDLANDTTLYFVVLAIAIAGFALIMRTVHSPFGQVLKAIKENEPRAISLGYDVDRYKLTAFVLSAALAGLAGATKTLVLGFETLTDVHWSMSGLVILMTLVGGMGTLVGPILGAFIIIALENKLGDLGTFLAAKTHIEWFSTLGESVGMVTGLIFIACVLLFRRGIVGEIGAAIAAASRRRKVA; encoded by the coding sequence TTGAACAAAAAAATCGGCTACCTGATCGCCTTCGCCATTGCGCTGGCCGCCCCGTTTATCGGCTATCCCGTCTTCCTGATGAAGCTGCTGTGTTTCGGCCTGTTCGCCTGCGCCTTCAACCTGCTGATCGGCTACACCGGCCTGCTGTCGTTCGGCCACGCAGCCTTCTTCGGCAGCGCCGGCTACGTGACCGGTTACGCCTTGTCGGCGCTCGGCCTGCCAGTCGAGCTGGGCATCCTGCTCGGTGTTGCTGCCGCGGCGGCCATCGGCCTGGTGATGGGCCTGCTGGCGATCCGCCGCCAGGGCATCTACTTCTCGATGATCACGCTGGCGCTGGCCCAGATGGTGTATTTCGCCATGCTGCGGTCGCCGTTCACGCACGGCGAGGACGGCCTGCAGGGCGTACCGCGCGGCAAGCTGTTCGGCGTCATCGACCTGGCCAACGACACCACGCTGTATTTCGTCGTGCTGGCCATCGCCATTGCCGGCTTCGCCCTGATCATGCGTACCGTGCATTCGCCGTTCGGCCAGGTGCTCAAGGCGATCAAGGAAAACGAGCCGCGCGCCATCTCCCTCGGTTACGACGTCGACCGCTACAAGTTGACCGCCTTCGTGCTGTCGGCCGCGCTGGCGGGCCTGGCGGGCGCGACCAAGACGCTGGTGCTGGGCTTCGAGACGCTGACCGACGTGCACTGGAGCATGTCCGGCCTGGTCATCCTGATGACGCTGGTAGGGGGCATGGGCACGCTGGTCGGCCCGATCCTGGGCGCCTTTATCATCATCGCGCTGGAAAACAAGCTGGGCGACCTGGGAACCTTCCTGGCGGCCAAGACGCACATCGAGTGGTTTTCGACGCTGGGCGAATCGGTCGGCATGGTGACCGGCCTGATTTTCATTGCCTGCGTGCTGCTGTTCCGACGCGGGATCGTCGGAGAGATCGGCGCGGCAATCGCTGCCGCCAGCCGAAGAAGGAAAGTCGCCTGA
- a CDS encoding iron-containing alcohol dehydrogenase, with translation MNPFTFSTVPHVISAPGSATRLGEHVRTHFPLARRAMIVTDPGFLRTGLVDAPARDLEQHNLQALVYSDVVADPPEHVVLKAVEFARQHAVDLIIGIGGGSSMDVAKLIAVLAGSEQGLAQIYGIGNVTGKRLPLVQVPTTAGTGSEVTNIAIVTTGETTKMGVVAPQLYADLAVLDAELTLGLPPMVTAATGIDAMVHAIESFTSKHKKNPMSDMLARQALSLLSGNLVKACENGADLEARQAMLLGAYFAGQAFSNSPVAAVHALAYPIGGIFHVPHGLSNSLVLPHVLRFNMPEAMHHYAELAGIVAPKVAGSAEARAEALIVAMQQIAAMTGIETSLRQVGITEADLDRMADDAMKQTRLLGNNPREMTREHARAIYAAAL, from the coding sequence TCGGCGCCAGGTTCCGCCACCCGGCTTGGTGAGCACGTGCGCACCCACTTCCCTCTCGCCCGCCGCGCGATGATCGTCACCGACCCGGGCTTCCTGCGCACCGGCCTGGTCGATGCGCCCGCCCGCGACCTCGAACAGCACAACCTGCAGGCGCTGGTGTATTCGGACGTCGTCGCCGATCCGCCCGAGCACGTTGTGTTGAAGGCGGTCGAATTCGCGCGCCAGCATGCGGTCGATCTCATTATCGGCATCGGCGGCGGCAGCTCGATGGATGTGGCCAAGCTGATCGCCGTGCTGGCGGGCAGCGAACAAGGACTGGCCCAGATCTATGGCATCGGCAATGTGACCGGCAAGCGCCTGCCGCTGGTACAGGTGCCGACCACCGCCGGCACCGGATCGGAAGTGACCAATATCGCGATCGTCACCACCGGCGAGACCACCAAGATGGGCGTGGTGGCGCCGCAGTTGTATGCGGACCTGGCGGTGCTCGACGCCGAACTGACGCTGGGCCTGCCGCCGATGGTGACGGCGGCAACGGGCATTGATGCGATGGTGCACGCGATCGAATCGTTCACCAGCAAGCACAAGAAGAACCCGATGTCGGACATGCTGGCGCGCCAGGCGCTGTCGCTGCTGTCGGGCAATCTCGTCAAGGCATGCGAAAACGGCGCCGACCTGGAAGCACGTCAGGCGATGCTGCTGGGCGCCTATTTTGCCGGACAGGCGTTTTCGAATTCACCGGTAGCGGCGGTGCATGCGCTGGCCTATCCGATCGGCGGGATTTTCCATGTGCCGCACGGCTTGTCGAATTCGCTGGTGCTGCCGCATGTGCTGCGATTCAATATGCCGGAAGCCATGCACCATTACGCCGAGCTGGCAGGCATCGTCGCCCCGAAAGTGGCGGGGAGCGCCGAGGCCCGCGCGGAGGCGTTGATTGTTGCAATGCAGCAGATCGCGGCAATGACGGGGATCGAAACCAGCCTGCGGCAGGTGGGGATTACCGAGGCCGACCTGGACCGGATGGCCGACGACGCCATGAAGCAGACTCGCCTGCTCGGCAACAATCCGCGCGAGATGACGCGGGAGCATGCGCGCGCAATTTACGCAGCGGCGCTGTAA
- a CDS encoding nitronate monooxygenase family protein has protein sequence MDVLSLMEFPIIQGPMAGGACTPALVAGVSNAGGLGSFPGSLLAPAAIREQVGQIRGLTDRPFQMNFFVQPTPHPSEAEVQRGIELLRPVWQSLGWSELALPKQWCQDFDAQFDELVALKPAAASFTFGILTETQVERLHSAGIAVIGTVTTVDEALAWEAVGADAVVASGVEAGGHRGTFLGPQEDATLSARELWSWVSDAVQIPVIAAGGIMTGVDIRDALALGASAVQMGTAFLVTDESGIHPAYKQHLLSGTHLRTRLTRAFSGRLARGVENRFMEQMRSVETQVPAYPVQNALTGGIRAAAAERGDIELMSMWAGAEVGRSRALSVAQLMQTLVAEMRPT, from the coding sequence ATGGATGTGTTGTCGCTGATGGAATTTCCGATCATCCAGGGCCCGATGGCAGGTGGCGCATGCACGCCGGCGCTGGTGGCGGGCGTCTCGAATGCCGGCGGATTGGGCAGTTTTCCCGGCTCCCTGCTGGCGCCCGCCGCCATCCGCGAGCAGGTCGGCCAGATCCGCGGCCTCACCGACCGTCCGTTCCAGATGAATTTCTTCGTCCAGCCGACGCCGCATCCCTCCGAGGCCGAGGTCCAGCGTGGAATCGAACTGCTGCGCCCGGTCTGGCAAAGCCTGGGCTGGTCCGAGCTGGCGCTGCCCAAGCAGTGGTGCCAGGATTTCGACGCCCAGTTCGACGAATTGGTGGCGCTCAAGCCCGCCGCCGCCAGTTTTACCTTCGGCATCCTCACCGAAACCCAGGTCGAGCGCCTCCACTCCGCAGGCATCGCCGTCATCGGCACCGTCACCACCGTCGACGAAGCGCTGGCCTGGGAAGCGGTGGGCGCCGATGCGGTGGTGGCGTCGGGCGTGGAGGCGGGCGGCCATCGCGGAACTTTCCTCGGCCCGCAGGAAGATGCAACGCTTTCGGCCCGCGAGTTGTGGTCGTGGGTCTCGGATGCAGTGCAGATTCCCGTCATCGCCGCCGGCGGCATCATGACCGGCGTCGATATCCGCGATGCACTCGCGCTGGGCGCCAGCGCGGTTCAGATGGGCACCGCCTTTCTTGTCACGGACGAATCCGGCATCCATCCGGCCTACAAACAGCATCTGTTGTCGGGAACCCACTTGCGCACGCGGCTGACCCGCGCCTTCTCCGGCCGCCTGGCCCGCGGCGTCGAAAATCGTTTCATGGAACAAATGAGGAGTGTAGAAACGCAAGTTCCGGCGTATCCTGTTCAAAATGCATTAACCGGCGGCATCCGTGCAGCAGCCGCCGAACGCGGCGACATCGAGCTGATGTCGATGTGGGCCGGCGCCGAAGTGGGCCGGTCGCGCGCTCTGTCGGTGGCGCAACTGATGCAGACGCTGGTGGCGGAGATGCGTCCAACCTGA
- a CDS encoding ABC transporter ATP-binding protein: MAAALEISNLQAWYGESHILHNVNLTVNQGEVVTLLGRNGAGRTTTLRAIMGLTGRRTGSIKVNGVESIGMPTHKIAHLGIGYCPEERGIFSSLSTEENLMLPPQLAGAEKGMSVQEIYQMFPNLYERRNSQGTRLSGGEQQMLAVARILRTGARLLLLDEISEGLAPVIVQGLARMITTLKAKGYTIVMVEQNFRFAAPLADRFYVVEHGQIVETFASSELSAKMPVLTELLGV, from the coding sequence ATGGCCGCCGCACTCGAAATATCCAACCTGCAAGCCTGGTACGGCGAGTCGCACATCCTGCACAACGTCAACCTGACGGTGAACCAGGGCGAAGTGGTCACTCTGCTGGGCCGTAACGGTGCCGGCCGCACCACCACCCTGCGCGCGATCATGGGCCTGACCGGCCGCCGCACCGGCTCGATCAAGGTGAACGGGGTCGAGTCGATCGGCATGCCCACCCACAAGATCGCCCACCTGGGCATCGGCTATTGCCCGGAAGAGCGCGGCATTTTCTCGTCGCTGTCGACCGAGGAAAACCTGATGCTGCCGCCACAGCTGGCCGGCGCGGAAAAGGGCATGTCGGTGCAGGAGATCTACCAGATGTTCCCGAACCTGTACGAGCGCCGCAACAGCCAGGGCACCCGGCTGTCGGGCGGCGAGCAGCAGATGCTGGCGGTGGCGCGAATCCTGCGCACCGGGGCGCGCCTGCTGCTGCTGGACGAGATTTCCGAAGGCCTGGCTCCGGTCATCGTGCAGGGCCTGGCCCGGATGATCACGACGCTCAAGGCCAAGGGCTACACCATCGTCATGGTGGAACAGAATTTCCGCTTCGCCGCACCGCTGGCGGATCGGTTTTACGTGGTGGAGCACGGTCAGATCGTCGAGACCTTCGCTTCGTCTGAATTAAGCGCCAAGATGCCGGTCCTGACCGAGCTCCTCGGCGTGTAA
- a CDS encoding 5'-methylthioadenosine/adenosylhomocysteine nucleosidase, whose product MNHHKIKRLGIISALHEEQEGLVQAMEGLATVTHGMRDYAVGRLWGIDAVCVLSRIGKVAAAMTATMLVEKFGVTHILFTGVAGSGGPSVAVGDIVVAESLVQHDMDASPLFPRFEVPLTGLAHFTSDASLSTHLAGAAHDFVAGDFLDVIEADERRVFRLQQPSVHRGLIASGDQFVSCRDHIGRLGTNHPGLLAVEMEGAAVAQVCFELGVPFAVIRTISDNANEDAAHDFMRFVKSVAARYAFHIVRRFCQQPHPNLAVKAL is encoded by the coding sequence ATGAATCACCACAAAATTAAGCGCTTAGGCATCATCAGCGCCCTTCATGAGGAACAGGAAGGGCTCGTACAGGCCATGGAAGGGCTCGCCACGGTCACGCACGGCATGCGTGACTACGCCGTCGGCAGACTCTGGGGAATCGACGCTGTGTGCGTCCTGTCGCGTATTGGCAAGGTCGCGGCAGCGATGACCGCCACCATGCTTGTGGAGAAGTTCGGAGTTACCCACATCCTGTTTACCGGCGTAGCGGGCTCTGGAGGCCCTTCTGTGGCCGTTGGAGACATTGTGGTGGCCGAGTCCCTGGTTCAGCACGATATGGACGCCAGCCCCCTGTTCCCGCGATTTGAAGTGCCATTGACCGGTCTGGCGCACTTTACATCCGATGCGAGCTTGTCGACGCACCTGGCCGGCGCTGCGCACGATTTCGTTGCCGGCGACTTCCTGGATGTGATCGAAGCGGATGAACGGCGGGTTTTCCGCTTGCAGCAGCCAAGCGTGCACCGCGGCCTGATTGCCAGCGGCGATCAGTTTGTCAGCTGCCGTGACCATATCGGACGTTTGGGCACAAACCATCCAGGGTTGCTGGCCGTGGAGATGGAGGGGGCGGCGGTGGCCCAGGTATGTTTCGAGCTGGGCGTGCCGTTTGCCGTGATCCGCACGATTTCAGATAACGCCAACGAAGACGCGGCCCATGACTTCATGCGTTTCGTGAAATCAGTCGCGGCTCGGTATGCGTTTCACATCGTCAGACGGTTTTGCCAGCAACCTCACCCAAACCTTGCCGTTAAAGCATTATGA
- a CDS encoding ABC transporter substrate-binding protein: protein MKRKAIAIAAGALCALGFSFAAQAQVSGDVIKIGLITDLSGTYSDIDGNGGAEAVKMAIADMGGMVNGKKVEFVVADHQNKADIAASKAREWFDREGVDMLIGGTNSGTNLAMAKIAAEKKKVFISIGAGSARLTNEECTPYTIHYAYDTIALARGTGSTIVKQGGKSWYFLTADYAFGQSLEKDTTDVIKPAGGTVLGSSKHPLAASDFSSFLLQAQNSKAQILGLANAGGDTINTIKAANEFGITKNMKLAGLLMFINDVHSLGLKMTHGMYLTDGWYWDMNADTRAWSKRYFSKMKKEPSMLQAADYSATMNYLAAVKAVGSDDADKVMAHMKKTPINDMFAKGGVIRPDGRMVHDMYLMQVKEQSESKYPWDYYKVVATIPGAQAYATKAESKCSLWK from the coding sequence ATGAAACGTAAAGCAATTGCCATCGCAGCGGGCGCCCTGTGCGCACTCGGATTCTCCTTCGCCGCCCAGGCACAAGTATCGGGCGACGTCATCAAGATCGGCCTGATCACCGACCTGTCCGGCACCTATTCGGACATCGACGGCAACGGCGGCGCCGAAGCGGTCAAGATGGCGATCGCCGACATGGGCGGCATGGTCAACGGCAAGAAAGTCGAATTCGTCGTGGCCGACCACCAGAACAAGGCCGACATCGCCGCCAGCAAGGCGCGCGAATGGTTCGACCGCGAAGGCGTCGACATGCTGATCGGCGGCACCAACTCGGGCACCAACCTGGCCATGGCCAAGATCGCCGCGGAAAAGAAAAAGGTCTTCATCTCGATCGGCGCCGGCTCGGCCCGCCTGACCAATGAGGAATGCACCCCGTACACGATTCACTACGCCTACGACACCATCGCGCTGGCGCGCGGCACCGGCTCGACCATCGTCAAGCAGGGCGGCAAGTCGTGGTACTTCCTGACCGCCGACTACGCGTTCGGCCAGTCGCTCGAGAAGGACACCACCGACGTCATCAAGCCGGCAGGCGGCACCGTGCTGGGCAGCTCGAAGCACCCGCTGGCCGCGTCGGACTTCTCGTCCTTCCTGCTGCAGGCGCAAAACTCGAAGGCGCAGATCCTGGGCCTGGCCAACGCCGGCGGCGACACCATCAACACCATCAAGGCGGCCAACGAGTTCGGCATCACCAAGAACATGAAGCTGGCCGGCCTGCTGATGTTCATCAACGACGTGCACTCGCTGGGCCTGAAGATGACCCACGGCATGTACCTGACCGACGGCTGGTACTGGGACATGAACGCGGACACCCGCGCCTGGTCGAAGCGCTACTTCTCGAAGATGAAGAAGGAGCCGTCGATGCTGCAGGCGGCCGACTACTCGGCCACGATGAACTACCTGGCGGCAGTCAAGGCCGTGGGCAGCGATGATGCCGACAAGGTCATGGCGCACATGAAGAAGACCCCGATCAACGACATGTTCGCCAAGGGCGGCGTGATCCGTCCGGACGGCCGCATGGTGCACGACATGTACCTGATGCAGGTGAAGGAACAGTCGGAGTCGAAGTACCCATGGGACTACTACAAGGTCGTCGCCACCATCCCTGGCGCCCAGGCTTACGCCACCAAGGCCGAGAGCAAGTGCTCGCTCTGGAAGTAA
- a CDS encoding helix-turn-helix domain-containing protein, which translates to MTPFVEAIMSTTENASITHSSGNVFADLGLPDPTDLLVKADLAYQIGSIIKARHWTQAKAAEKLGMTQPKLSEMLRGRFRGISQQKMVEYLNLLGQDVEIVVRKIANPRANGRTRVVVVEPDADATQPLESHA; encoded by the coding sequence ATGACTCCATTCGTCGAGGCGATCATGAGCACTACAGAAAACGCTAGTATCACCCACAGTAGCGGCAATGTCTTCGCGGACCTCGGGCTTCCCGACCCGACCGACCTGTTGGTCAAGGCCGATCTTGCATATCAAATCGGTTCTATCATCAAAGCGCGCCATTGGACGCAGGCGAAGGCCGCCGAGAAGCTTGGAATGACCCAGCCGAAGCTGTCTGAAATGCTGCGAGGAAGATTCCGAGGTATCAGCCAGCAGAAAATGGTGGAATACCTGAACCTGCTCGGACAGGATGTCGAGATCGTGGTGCGGAAGATTGCGAATCCGCGCGCGAACGGCCGTACAAGGGTTGTCGTGGTGGAGCCCGATGCCGACGCTACGCAACCGTTGGAATCCCATGCTTGA